In one window of Bdellovibrio bacteriovorus W DNA:
- a CDS encoding cytochrome-c oxidase fixP chain (COG2010 Cytochrome c, mono- and diheme variants) — protein MSDDKTNFEEYDGIIEHDNPLPTWWLWSFLISIIFAFIYFIHYELGGGGHSLEKELEVAMQQIETTRQKANTSAPLETEESLAAAFGKDGVLELGAAQYASKCAACHGNELQGLIGPNLVDNYWVHGKGTRMDILNVVREGVASKGMPPWGPVMKREELYAVTAFLFSKKGTKVEGGKAAEGNLVE, from the coding sequence ATGAGCGACGATAAAACAAACTTTGAAGAATACGACGGGATTATCGAACACGATAATCCCCTACCAACTTGGTGGCTGTGGAGCTTTCTAATCTCGATTATTTTCGCTTTCATCTATTTCATTCATTATGAATTAGGCGGTGGCGGACATAGTTTAGAAAAAGAGCTTGAAGTGGCCATGCAACAAATTGAAACCACTCGCCAGAAGGCGAACACTTCAGCTCCTTTAGAAACCGAAGAAAGCCTTGCTGCGGCCTTCGGTAAAGACGGTGTACTTGAATTGGGAGCGGCTCAGTACGCAAGTAAATGTGCCGCTTGCCACGGAAATGAACTTCAGGGACTGATTGGTCCAAACCTCGTAGACAACTACTGGGTGCATGGCAAAGGAACTCGTATGGACATCTTAAATGTCGTGCGTGAAGGGGTGGCTTCCAAAGGCATGCCTCCTTGGGGACCCGTCATGAAACGTGAAGAACTTTACGCCGTTACAGCATTTCTTTTTTCAAAAAAAGGAACTAAGGTAGAAGGCGGAAAAGCTGCGGAAGGAAATCTCGTAGAATGA
- a CDS encoding iron-sulfur cluster-binding protein (COG0348 Polyferredoxin) produces the protein MKTLDPGKLTSVDAHGDRITIIPAEVKGFFRKHRTWTQLVLLAIFLAIPWTEINGHQTILLDIPNRDFALFGMSFKAHDVPLLFFVLAILTLGLAFITSIWGRVWCGWACPQTVFIDAVYRRIEQWTEGNYIERRRLKNGPMNAEKVRKSGLKWVLFVITSSLIAHSFVAYFVGSKSLIKMMQGPPSENLTYFIIVSFFTAITLFDFAWFREQFCVIMCPYGRIQSLLLDQKSLAVVYDVKRGEPRRGAVPTGQQQGDCVSCNRCVQVCPTGIDIRNGLQMECIACTACIDACDEIMTKTNKPKGLIKYDTLDGSKINYKRPRSVIYFTAIMLLIGGFVYALSTHEPVHFTILRSAGLPYSINQDAEGNEIILNQFKMHIQNQGSQHASYQLSLPQELIDKGYNLTAGENPLPLPVGQSREWFFFIRTPRSEFQTDKISIRVSVKDLYGKPKSYERTIQLVGPRQ, from the coding sequence ATGAAAACACTCGATCCAGGAAAACTAACAAGCGTCGATGCTCACGGAGATAGAATCACCATCATCCCTGCCGAAGTGAAGGGTTTCTTTCGCAAACACAGGACATGGACACAACTCGTTCTCCTAGCTATCTTCCTTGCAATTCCCTGGACTGAGATCAATGGTCATCAAACGATTCTTTTAGACATTCCGAACAGAGATTTTGCTCTGTTCGGGATGAGCTTCAAAGCCCATGATGTTCCTCTTCTATTTTTCGTACTTGCAATCTTAACGCTTGGACTGGCTTTTATAACTTCTATCTGGGGACGCGTTTGGTGTGGTTGGGCCTGCCCGCAGACAGTTTTCATTGATGCCGTCTATCGCCGTATCGAACAGTGGACCGAAGGTAACTATATCGAACGACGACGCCTCAAAAACGGCCCAATGAACGCTGAAAAAGTTCGTAAGTCAGGCCTAAAATGGGTTCTTTTCGTCATCACTTCTTCTCTGATAGCGCACAGTTTTGTCGCTTACTTCGTAGGTTCAAAATCTTTAATAAAGATGATGCAAGGACCCCCTTCAGAAAATCTTACTTACTTCATTATCGTTTCTTTTTTCACGGCTATTACTCTTTTTGACTTTGCTTGGTTCCGTGAACAGTTTTGTGTGATCATGTGCCCCTACGGGCGTATTCAATCTCTCTTACTCGATCAAAAATCTTTAGCTGTGGTTTATGACGTTAAACGCGGCGAACCTCGCCGTGGAGCTGTGCCGACTGGCCAACAACAAGGTGATTGTGTTAGTTGCAATCGCTGCGTTCAGGTTTGCCCAACGGGAATTGATATTCGCAACGGATTACAAATGGAGTGCATTGCGTGCACTGCTTGTATTGATGCTTGCGATGAAATTATGACGAAAACAAATAAACCAAAAGGTCTGATCAAATACGACACCCTTGATGGTTCTAAAATTAACTATAAGCGCCCTCGCTCGGTAATTTACTTTACCGCGATCATGCTTTTAATCGGTGGATTTGTTTACGCTCTTTCTACTCATGAACCGGTACACTTCACGATTCTGCGCAGTGCGGGCCTTCCCTACTCTATCAATCAAGATGCCGAGGGAAATGAAATTATCCTCAACCAATTTAAAATGCATATTCAGAATCAAGGTTCCCAGCACGCCTCCTATCAACTTTCTCTTCCGCAGGAACTCATAGATAAGGGCTATAACCTCACCGCTGGAGAAAACCCGCTACCATTACCAGTCGGTCAATCTCGAGAGTGGTTCTTCTTTATTCGTACGCCACGCTCTGAGTTTCAGACAGATAAAATTTCAATTCGCGTTTCAGTTAAAGATCTTTACGGAAAACCAAAGTCCTATGAACGCACAATTCAATTAGTAGGTCCTCGTCAATGA
- a CDS encoding hypothetical protein (COG2836 Uncharacterized conserved protein), producing MTSSLILAAGIISSSFFGSWHCAAMCGPIASLMREKKDLWKYHLSRGFSYTLLGALAGGVGSSFLGSHVEALRLSATVIMCFFLFAYGVQLLRNNTSPRFLNWHLPLKPFFKSGSPWVIGAMTALLPCGWLYTYVLAAVATQSAWSGAFVMSLFWLGGLPALNALPALVRRMVNQAGLRHQKIAGIVLIIASLYSGFAFFWHHNVH from the coding sequence ATGACCTCATCCCTTATCCTCGCAGCTGGAATCATTTCCTCCAGCTTCTTCGGAAGCTGGCACTGTGCTGCGATGTGTGGGCCCATAGCAAGTTTGATGAGAGAAAAAAAGGACCTTTGGAAGTATCACCTCTCACGTGGTTTTTCATACACCTTGCTAGGGGCGCTTGCTGGCGGCGTTGGCTCCTCATTTTTAGGGAGTCACGTCGAAGCCCTTCGTCTATCCGCAACGGTTATTATGTGTTTTTTCTTGTTCGCCTATGGAGTGCAACTTCTGCGAAATAACACCAGTCCCCGTTTTTTAAATTGGCATCTTCCTTTGAAGCCCTTCTTTAAATCAGGTTCGCCTTGGGTGATTGGAGCGATGACAGCCCTCTTACCTTGTGGTTGGCTTTATACCTATGTTCTTGCTGCTGTCGCAACACAGAGTGCGTGGAGTGGAGCATTCGTGATGTCTTTGTTTTGGTTGGGAGGACTTCCTGCCCTCAATGCCCTTCCTGCTCTAGTTCGACGCATGGTCAATCAAGCGGGCCTAAGACATCAAAAAATCGCCGGCATTGTCTTAATTATTGCGAGCCTCTATTCGGGCTTTGCTTTTTTCTGGCATCACAACGTTCATTGA